A window of the Wolbachia endosymbiont (group A) of Pogonocherus hispidulus genome harbors these coding sequences:
- a CDS encoding JAB domain-containing protein, with translation MTINKKGIQVIYMDAECNTITENTYGYECIETVQSVMKQIVLKEAIASIKVTHYLIVSEPSKGDMKIAKDLVLILPNIGVELKDYTMVTQSGYVSLIEQGLTKKLMVIWYC, from the coding sequence ATGACAATTAATAAAAAAGGCATACAAGTGATTTACATGGATGCAGAGTGTAACACAATTACAGAAAATACCTACGGTTATGAGTGTATAGAAACTGTACAAAGTGTTATGAAACAGATAGTGCTGAAAGAGGCAATAGCTTCAATAAAAGTTACCCATTATCTCATTGTATCAGAGCCATCAAAAGGTGATATGAAAATTGCTAAGGACCTTGTCTTAATCCTACCAAATATAGGGGTAGAACTAAAAGATTATACCATGGTTACACAAAGTGGCTATGTAAGTCTGATTGAGCAAGGTTTAACAAAAAAACTTATGGTTATTTGGTATTGCTAG
- a CDS encoding JAB domain-containing protein gives MKHKKYFDTRLPITNDSKKLAEYLMEQSDREHLRVFYMDERHYLLAEEVYDIFKIDETAIYTRKLMEQGLRVGASSMIVSHNYPEREAPTEGDVSIVRKLVIACPSVEIDLVDYKTVTEYGCFSFKKQGLIQEGYTIIWKDEVVWKDDKEYKNAIREDNYKVEKLH, from the coding sequence ATGAAGCACAAAAAATATTTCGATACACGATTACCAATCACTAATGACTCAAAAAAGTTAGCTGAGTACTTGATGGAACAATCAGATAGAGAACACTTGAGAGTATTTTATATGGATGAAAGGCATTATTTATTGGCAGAAGAAGTATATGATATTTTTAAAATAGATGAAACAGCGATATATACGAGAAAGCTTATGGAGCAAGGATTAAGAGTAGGAGCAAGTTCTATGATAGTATCACACAACTATCCGGAAAGGGAAGCACCAACGGAAGGAGATGTATCAATTGTAAGAAAGCTGGTGATAGCATGTCCAAGTGTAGAAATAGATCTAGTGGATTATAAAACAGTGACAGAGTATGGCTGTTTTAGTTTCAAAAAACAGGGTTTAATACAGGAAGGCTATACAATTATTTGGAAAGATGAAGTAGTGTGGAAAGATGACAAAGAGTATAAAAACGCAATTAGGGAGGATAATTATAAAGTTGAAAAACTGCACTAA
- a CDS encoding ankyrin repeat domain-containing protein, which produces MIHHKWLEILSAINSDNDLNRDNIIEKIKEKLKAIDPTTYKEWKKFDFNVNYWINNCVERCTLLHIAAGNGYIKAVKTLLEIGAKVNAVDLDRMTPLHLAAKGGYTEIVKTLTDADAKVNAVDLDRMTPLHLAAKGGYTEIVKTLTDADAKVNAVDLDRMTPLHLAAKGGYTEIVKTLTDAGTKVNAVDGMKRTPLHMAAKNGHIKTMNALLEKGAEINIIDKKGLTPLSLAAENGHKEAVYALMEKEADLLLGNKNRTLKYLEKLTRSDNLKQFRKEQRDDEYESLKYSLLCRDDRSLVDVVGGDTFNLMCIWFTGISALTPSQRELNKELFSILQAYQSFSDEGDYNENGYIVRLRNFLQDNGDNQDLEKVLNLRRGESKLTVLHIISSIAGVEKEYDDSVALLLKAGANPNVKDDRGKTPLHYATGPNSVASLMEKGTNLNEQDNEGKTPLHCIASTDYNDLISSFLDSGARSDICDKQGKIPLDIAIDNCNYYAEGYLLTEDQKRLQQELDCILGGVDKDNPSSLSKGLTVLEKFLNERKGTQDLKRVLSLHNNEGKLRIFQYIRDVFHSDETCCKEAERLLLVAGAKDFKELDSKEHLFKSRTLWDDLIPTQQKILKFFLCRVDKAQDINELEQVVNKAIECKMRFNFPHQGKLYGKMYEKYGFMDYVIKRIKEISELKKDPKVASDIICKLVSKGAVLYNKDSMEVINALESEFKDHKTNMKKAHEEYVNNTLEFMKIVKSAATGRVKNAKMDSFTFYLEYSEDSKIDIAKITNGARDLGLTQGEIEYGRDIIKIGKSEVEIITNNDIRHYTDLADNSNIVLTFYTSLGELEVNLYPDKQDKIIVEVSNKKEILEKFKNCKEELGENCSLGGYWVYGAIEQGYFERSGKLCQSFETISLSKKVSEGVKAAVKGLKCGDIVSSPSSNIFPSKAIMQEGKARVPGA; this is translated from the coding sequence ATGATACATCATAAGTGGTTAGAAATACTAAGTGCAATAAATTCCGACAATGATTTAAATAGGGATAACATAATTGAAAAAATAAAAGAGAAGTTAAAAGCAATAGACCCAACCACGTATAAAGAGTGGAAAAAATTTGATTTTAATGTGAATTATTGGATAAACAATTGCGTAGAGAGATGTACTCTATTGCATATCGCTGCTGGAAATGGTTATATAAAGGCAGTGAAGACTCTATTGGAAATAGGTGCAAAGGTTAATGCAGTAGATCTAGATAGGATGACTCCGTTACACTTAGCTGCCAAAGGAGGTTATACAGAGATAGTGAAAACCCTAACAGACGCAGATGCAAAGGTCAATGCAGTAGATCTAGACAGGATGACTCCGTTACACTTAGCTGCCAAAGGAGGTTATACAGAGATAGTGAAAACCCTAACAGACGCAGATGCAAAGGTCAATGCAGTAGATCTAGACAGGATGACTCCGTTACACTTAGCTGCCAAAGGAGGTTATACAGAGATAGTGAAAACCCTAACAGACGCAGGTACAAAGGTTAATGCGGTGGATGGGATGAAGCGTACCCCATTGCATATGGCTGCTAAAAATGGTCATATAAAGACAATGAATGCTCTATTAGAAAAAGGTGCAGAAATTAATATAATAGATAAAAAGGGGTTGACGCCATTATCTCTTGCTGCCGAAAATGGTCATAAAGAAGCAGTATATGCTTTAATGGAAAAGGAAGCAGATCTTTTATTGGGAAATAAAAATAGAACCCTAAAGTACTTAGAAAAACTAACCAGAAGTGATAATTTAAAACAGTTTCGAAAAGAGCAAAGGGATGATGAATATGAATCACTTAAATACTCATTGCTATGTCGTGATGATCGTTCTTTAGTTGATGTTGTTGGAGGAGATACATTTAACTTAATGTGCATATGGTTTACTGGCATATCTGCTCTAACACCAAGTCAAAGAGAATTAAATAAAGAATTATTCAGTATCCTCCAAGCATACCAGTCTTTTAGTGATGAAGGTGATTATAATGAAAATGGTTATATTGTGAGACTTAGAAATTTTTTACAAGACAATGGAGATAATCAAGATCTAGAAAAAGTTCTTAATCTTAGAAGAGGAGAATCTAAATTAACAGTATTACACATAATATCAAGTATAGCTGGGGTAGAAAAAGAATATGACGATTCTGTAGCTTTACTTTTGAAGGCAGGAGCTAACCCTAATGTAAAGGATGATAGAGGAAAGACACCCTTGCATTATGCTACTGGACCTAATAGTGTAGCTTCTCTTATGGAAAAAGGAACTAATCTTAATGAGCAAGATAATGAAGGAAAAACACCCTTACATTGTATTGCAAGCACTGATTACAATGATCTCATCTCTTCATTTCTGGATAGTGGAGCTAGGTCTGATATATGTGATAAACAAGGAAAGATCCCACTAGACATAGCAATTGATAATTGTAACTACTATGCTGAAGGTTATCTTTTAACTGAGGATCAAAAAAGGTTGCAGCAAGAATTAGACTGTATTCTTGGTGGTGTTGACAAAGATAACCCTTCTTCTCTAAGTAAAGGTCTTACTGTATTAGAAAAGTTTTTGAATGAACGCAAGGGTACTCAAGACTTAAAGAGAGTTTTAAGCCTTCATAACAATGAAGGGAAGTTACGAATCTTTCAATATATCAGAGATGTTTTTCATAGTGATGAAACTTGTTGTAAAGAAGCAGAGAGATTGTTGTTGGTAGCGGGAGCAAAGGATTTCAAGGAGTTAGATAGCAAAGAGCACTTGTTTAAATCTAGGACTTTATGGGATGATTTAATACCAACCCAGCAGAAAATTTTGAAATTTTTCCTATGTAGAGTAGATAAAGCTCAAGACATTAATGAGCTGGAACAAGTTGTAAACAAAGCTATAGAGTGTAAAATGAGGTTTAATTTTCCTCATCAAGGAAAGCTATATGGAAAAATGTATGAAAAATATGGTTTTATGGATTATGTGATAAAAAGAATAAAAGAAATTAGTGAATTAAAAAAGGATCCTAAAGTTGCTAGTGATATAATATGTAAATTAGTATCAAAAGGAGCAGTGCTTTATAATAAAGATAGTATGGAAGTAATTAATGCATTGGAATCAGAGTTTAAAGACCATAAAACCAATATGAAAAAAGCTCATGAAGAATATGTCAATAATACTTTAGAGTTTATGAAAATTGTTAAAAGTGCAGCTACTGGTAGAGTAAAAAATGCAAAAATGGATAGCTTTACTTTTTACTTGGAATACTCGGAGGATAGCAAAATAGATATTGCAAAGATCACAAATGGAGCAAGGGATTTAGGGCTAACTCAAGGAGAAATAGAATACGGAAGAGATATAATAAAGATCGGTAAAAGTGAGGTGGAAATTATAACGAACAATGACATAAGGCATTACACTGATCTTGCGGACAATAGTAATATAGTGTTAACTTTCTATACTAGTTTAGGAGAATTAGAAGTTAATTTGTACCCTGACAAGCAAGATAAAATAATAGTAGAAGTTAGTAATAAAAAGGAAATACTGGAAAAGTTCAAAAATTGTAAAGAAGAATTAGGTGAGAATTGCTCACTTGGTGGATATTGGGTCTACGGTGCTATTGAACAGGGATATTTTGAAAGGTCTGGAAAACTTTGTCAATCTTTTGAAACAATTAGTCTATCTAAAAAAGTCTCAGAAGGAGTCAAAGCAGCAGTAAAAGGTTTAAAGTGTGGTGATATAGTGAGCTCTCCATCCAGTAATATATTTCCTTCAAAAGCGATTATGCAGGAAGGTAAAGCAAGAGTACCAGGAGCATGA